A genomic region of Streptomyces sp. NBC_00247 contains the following coding sequences:
- the glpK gene encoding glycerol kinase GlpK produces the protein MNDAHTAGPFIAAIDQGTTSTRCIVFDKDGRIVSVEQKEHEQIFPKPGWVEHDAAEIWENVREVVAGAVVKAGVTADDVKAIGITNQRETTLMWDRHTGEPVHNALVWQDTRTDALCKELGRNVGQDRFRRETGLPLASYFAGPKIRWLLDNVEGLRERAERGDILFGTMDSWVIWNLTGGTDGGVHVTDVTNASRTLLMNLHDLKWNERILRSMDIPAAVLPEIRSSSEVYGLAAEGVLAGVPVASALGDQQAALFGQTCFAEGEAKSTYGTGTFMLINTGSTPVNSYNGLLTTVGYRIGDQPAVYALEGSIAVTGSLVQWMRDQMGLINSAAEIETLASSVDDNGGAYFVPAFSGLFAPYWRPDARGIIAGLTRYVTKAHIARAVLEATAWQTREISDAMTKDSGVELTALKVDGGMTSNNLLMQMLSDCLDAPVVRPMVAETTCLGAAYAAGLAVGFWPDTDALRANWRRAAEWTPRMDAATRDREYKSWLKAVQRSMGWLDDTTEE, from the coding sequence GTGAACGACGCACACACCGCCGGCCCGTTCATCGCGGCCATCGACCAGGGCACCACCTCCACCCGCTGCATCGTCTTCGACAAGGACGGCCGGATCGTCTCGGTCGAGCAGAAGGAGCACGAGCAGATCTTCCCCAAGCCCGGCTGGGTCGAGCACGACGCCGCCGAGATCTGGGAGAACGTGCGGGAGGTGGTGGCCGGAGCGGTCGTCAAGGCGGGTGTCACGGCCGACGACGTGAAAGCCATCGGCATCACCAACCAGCGCGAGACCACGCTGATGTGGGACCGGCACACCGGTGAGCCCGTCCACAACGCCCTCGTCTGGCAGGACACCCGTACCGACGCGCTCTGCAAGGAACTCGGCCGCAACGTCGGACAGGACCGCTTCCGGCGCGAGACGGGTCTGCCGCTCGCCTCCTACTTCGCCGGCCCCAAGATCCGCTGGCTGCTCGACAACGTCGAGGGTCTGCGCGAGCGCGCCGAGCGCGGGGACATCCTCTTCGGCACGATGGACTCCTGGGTCATCTGGAACCTCACCGGCGGCACCGACGGCGGCGTCCACGTCACCGACGTCACCAACGCCTCGCGCACCCTGCTGATGAACCTGCACGACCTGAAGTGGAACGAGCGCATCCTGCGGTCCATGGACATCCCGGCCGCCGTGCTGCCGGAGATCCGCTCCTCCTCCGAGGTCTACGGCCTCGCCGCCGAGGGGGTGCTCGCCGGGGTCCCGGTGGCCTCCGCGCTGGGCGACCAGCAGGCGGCCCTGTTCGGCCAGACCTGCTTCGCGGAGGGCGAGGCCAAGTCCACGTACGGCACCGGCACCTTCATGCTCATCAACACCGGCTCCACCCCGGTCAACTCCTACAACGGGCTGCTGACCACCGTGGGCTACCGGATCGGCGACCAGCCGGCCGTGTACGCGCTGGAGGGGTCCATCGCGGTCACCGGTTCGCTGGTGCAGTGGATGCGCGACCAGATGGGGCTCATCAACTCGGCCGCCGAGATCGAGACCCTGGCCTCCTCGGTGGACGACAACGGCGGCGCGTACTTCGTCCCCGCCTTCTCCGGCCTGTTCGCCCCGTACTGGCGGCCCGACGCCCGCGGCATCATCGCCGGGCTCACGCGGTACGTCACCAAGGCGCACATCGCCCGGGCCGTGCTCGAAGCGACGGCCTGGCAGACCCGCGAGATCAGCGACGCCATGACGAAGGACTCGGGCGTCGAGCTGACCGCGCTCAAGGTCGACGGCGGGATGACCTCCAACAACCTGCTGATGCAGATGCTCTCGGACTGTCTGGACGCACCCGTGGTGCGCCCGATGGTCGCCGAGACCACCTGTCTGGGCGCCGCCTACGCCGCCGGCCTCGCCGTCGGCTTCTGGCCGGACACCGACGCGCTGCGCGCCAACTGGCGCCGGGCCGCCGAGTGGACCCCCCGCATGGACGCGGCCACCCGTGACCGCGAGTACAAGAGCTGGCTCAAGGCGGTGCAGCGCTCCATGGGCTGGCTCGACGACACCACCGAGGAGTAA
- a CDS encoding MIP/aquaporin family protein translates to MSSSDIFIGETIGTAVLILLGGGVCAAVTLKRSKAKDAGWVAIAFGWGFAVLTGAYLAGGVSGAHLNPAVTIGLAIQGGTPWSQVPLYLGSQLLGAAVGAVLVWAVYYGQFHAHLTDPEITGTPNPAEGMVDQTSAPAAGPVLGVFCTSPEIRNAVQNVVTEVIATLVLVLAILTQGLNDDGNGLGTLGALVTALVVVGIGLSLGGPTGYAINPVRDLGPRIVHAILPLPNKGGSDWGYAWVPVVGPLVGGALAGLLYNVAFA, encoded by the coding sequence GTGTCCAGCTCCGACATCTTCATCGGCGAGACCATCGGTACCGCCGTACTCATCCTGCTGGGCGGTGGAGTCTGTGCCGCCGTCACGCTCAAACGCTCCAAGGCGAAGGACGCGGGCTGGGTCGCCATCGCCTTCGGCTGGGGTTTCGCGGTGCTCACCGGCGCGTACCTGGCGGGCGGTGTGTCCGGGGCCCATCTGAACCCGGCCGTCACCATCGGTCTCGCGATCCAGGGCGGTACGCCGTGGAGCCAGGTGCCCCTCTACCTCGGATCGCAGCTGCTCGGTGCCGCCGTCGGAGCGGTACTGGTGTGGGCCGTGTACTACGGACAGTTCCACGCCCACCTGACCGACCCGGAGATCACCGGCACCCCGAACCCCGCCGAAGGCATGGTCGACCAGACCTCCGCGCCCGCCGCGGGACCGGTGCTGGGGGTCTTCTGCACCAGCCCCGAGATCCGTAACGCCGTGCAGAACGTGGTCACCGAGGTGATCGCCACCCTCGTGCTGGTCCTGGCGATCCTGACCCAGGGCCTCAACGACGACGGCAACGGGCTCGGCACGCTGGGCGCGCTCGTCACCGCCCTGGTCGTCGTCGGCATCGGGCTCTCGCTCGGCGGCCCGACGGGGTACGCGATCAACCCGGTCCGCGACCTCGGCCCGCGTATCGTGCACGCCATTCTGCCGCTGCCGAACAAGGGCGGCTCGGACTGGGGCTACGCCTGGGTACCCGTCGTGGGACCGCTCGTGGGCGGCGCCCTCGCCGGTCTCCTCTACAACGTCGCCTTCGCCTGA
- a CDS encoding IclR family transcriptional regulator yields MAKNIQSLERAAAMLRLLAGGERRLGLSDIASSVGLAKGTAHGILRTLQLEGFVEQDPASGRYQLGAELLRLGNSYLDVHELRARALVWTDDLARSSGESVHLGVLHQHGVLIVHHVFRPDDSRQVLEVGAMQPLHSTALGKVLAAFDPMAHSEALEGERRSFTARTVTAQDAFEETLSLTRARGWADDTEETWEGVAAVAAPIHDGRRMPVGAVAVTGAVERLRPEGELRPELIAAVRDCARAVSRDLGAGRF; encoded by the coding sequence ATGGCCAAGAACATCCAGTCGCTGGAGCGGGCGGCGGCGATGCTGCGTCTGCTGGCGGGCGGCGAGCGCCGGCTCGGCCTCTCCGACATCGCCTCGTCCGTGGGGCTCGCCAAGGGGACGGCGCACGGCATCCTGCGCACGCTCCAGCTGGAGGGCTTCGTCGAGCAGGACCCGGCGTCCGGCCGCTACCAACTGGGCGCGGAGCTGCTGCGCCTGGGCAACAGCTATCTGGACGTGCACGAGCTGCGCGCCCGTGCCCTCGTCTGGACCGACGACCTCGCCCGGTCGAGCGGCGAGAGCGTCCACCTCGGGGTGCTGCACCAGCACGGGGTCCTGATCGTGCACCACGTGTTCCGGCCGGACGACAGCCGCCAGGTGCTGGAGGTCGGCGCCATGCAGCCGCTGCACTCCACCGCGCTGGGCAAGGTGCTGGCCGCGTTCGACCCGATGGCGCACAGCGAGGCGCTGGAGGGCGAGCGGCGCTCCTTCACCGCGCGCACGGTCACCGCGCAGGACGCGTTCGAGGAGACGCTCTCGCTGACCAGGGCGCGCGGCTGGGCCGACGACACCGAGGAGACCTGGGAGGGGGTGGCGGCCGTCGCGGCCCCCATCCACGACGGCCGCCGGATGCCGGTCGGCGCGGTCGCGGTGACGGGCGCGGTGGAGCGGCTGCGCCCGGAGGGCGAGCTGCGGCCCGAGCTGATCGCGGCGGTACGCGACTGCGCCCGGGCGGTCTCCCGCGACCTGGGGGCCGGCCGCTTCTGA
- the metH gene encoding methionine synthase, translating into MASLPTPSAVSPSRADALREALATRVVVADGAMGTMLQAQDPTLEDFQDLEGCNEILNVTRPDIVRSVHEEYFAVGVDCVETNTFGANFAALGEYDIPERVFELSESGARIAREVADEFTASTGQQRWVLGSMGPGTKLPTLGHAPYGKLRDAYQQNAEGLIAGGADALLVETTQDLLQTKASVIGARRALEATGANLPVIVSVTVETTGTMLLGSEIGAALTALEPLGIDLIGLNCATGPAEMSEHLRYLARHSRVPLSCMPNAGLPVLGKNGAHYPLSPGELADAQETFVREYGLSLVGGCCGTTPEHLRQVVERVRGVVPTVRDPRPEPGAASLYQTVPFRQDTSYLAIGERTNANGSKKFREAMLEARWDDCVEMARDQIREGAHMLDLCVDYVGRDGAADMEELAGRFATASTLPIVLDSTEVPVLRAGLEKLGGRAVLNSVNYEDGDGPESRFAKVTALASEHGAALIALTIDEEGQARTVEHKVAIAERLIEDLTGNWGIHESDILIDTLTFTICTGQEESRKDGIATIGAIRELKKRHPDVQTTLGLSNISFGLNPAARVVLNSVFLDECVKAGLDSAIVHASKILPIARLEEEQVKVALDLIYDRRAEGYDPLQRLMELFEGVNMKSMKAGKAEELLALPLDERLQRRIIDGEKNGLEADLDEALQTRPALDIVNDTLLEGMKVVGELFGSGQMQLPFVLQSAEVMKTAVAYLEPHMEKSDAEGKGTIVLATVRGDVHDIGKNLVDIILSNNGYNVVNIGIKQPVSAILEAAEEHRADVIGMSGLLVKSTVIMKENLEELNQRKLAARFPVILGGAALTRAYVEQDLHEIYEGEVRYARDAFEGLRLMDALIAVKRGVPGAVLPELKQRRVPKRDTAVLEVTEPETGVRSDVATDNPVPTPPFWGTRVVKGIQLKEYASWLDEGALFKGQWGLKQARAGDGPTYEELVETEGRPHLRGWLDKLQTENLLEAAVVYGYFPCVSKGDDLILLNEDGSERTRFTFPRQRRGRRLCLADFFRPEESGEKDVVGLQVVTVGSRIGTETAKLFEANAYRDYLELHGLSVQLAEALAEYWHARVRSELGYSGEDPDHVEDMFALKYRGARFSLGYGACPDLEDRAKIAELLQPERIGVHLSEEFQLHPEQSTDAIVIHHPEAKYFNAR; encoded by the coding sequence ATGGCCTCGTTGCCGACCCCTTCCGCCGTCAGTCCGAGCAGGGCCGACGCACTCCGCGAAGCACTCGCCACCCGTGTGGTCGTGGCCGACGGAGCCATGGGCACCATGCTCCAGGCCCAGGACCCCACGCTCGAAGACTTCCAGGACCTCGAAGGCTGCAACGAGATCCTCAACGTCACCCGCCCCGACATCGTCCGCTCCGTGCACGAGGAGTACTTCGCGGTCGGCGTGGACTGTGTCGAAACCAATACGTTCGGCGCGAACTTCGCCGCCCTGGGCGAGTACGACATCCCCGAACGGGTCTTCGAGCTCTCCGAGTCCGGTGCGCGCATCGCCCGCGAGGTCGCCGACGAGTTCACCGCCTCCACCGGTCAGCAGCGCTGGGTACTCGGCTCCATGGGCCCCGGCACCAAGCTGCCGACCCTCGGCCACGCCCCGTACGGCAAGCTCCGCGACGCCTATCAGCAGAACGCCGAAGGCCTGATCGCGGGCGGCGCGGACGCCCTCCTGGTGGAGACCACCCAGGACCTGCTGCAGACCAAGGCGTCGGTGATCGGCGCGCGTCGCGCCCTGGAGGCCACCGGAGCGAACCTTCCGGTGATCGTCTCCGTCACCGTCGAGACGACCGGCACCATGCTCCTCGGCTCCGAGATCGGCGCGGCGCTCACCGCCCTGGAGCCCCTCGGGATCGACCTGATCGGCCTGAACTGCGCCACCGGCCCCGCCGAGATGAGCGAGCACCTGCGCTACCTCGCCCGGCACTCGCGCGTCCCGCTCTCCTGCATGCCCAACGCCGGCCTGCCCGTCCTCGGCAAGAACGGCGCGCACTACCCGCTCTCCCCGGGAGAACTCGCCGACGCCCAGGAGACGTTCGTCCGCGAGTACGGTCTCTCCCTCGTCGGCGGCTGCTGCGGTACGACGCCCGAACACCTGCGCCAGGTCGTCGAGCGTGTCCGCGGCGTCGTCCCCACCGTCCGCGACCCGCGTCCCGAGCCCGGCGCCGCCTCGCTCTACCAGACCGTGCCGTTCCGTCAGGACACCTCGTACCTCGCCATCGGCGAGCGTACGAACGCCAACGGGTCCAAGAAGTTCCGCGAGGCCATGCTGGAGGCCCGCTGGGACGACTGTGTGGAGATGGCCCGGGACCAGATCCGCGAGGGCGCGCACATGCTCGACCTCTGCGTCGACTACGTCGGCCGCGACGGGGCCGCCGACATGGAGGAGCTGGCCGGCCGCTTCGCCACCGCCTCGACCCTGCCGATCGTGCTGGACTCCACCGAGGTGCCCGTGCTCCGGGCCGGCCTGGAGAAGCTCGGCGGCCGCGCCGTCCTGAACTCCGTGAACTACGAGGACGGCGACGGGCCCGAGTCGCGCTTCGCCAAGGTCACCGCGCTCGCCTCCGAGCACGGCGCCGCGCTGATCGCCCTCACCATCGACGAGGAGGGCCAGGCCCGCACCGTCGAGCACAAGGTCGCCATCGCCGAACGGCTCATCGAGGACCTCACCGGCAACTGGGGCATCCACGAGTCGGACATCCTCATCGACACCCTGACCTTCACCATCTGCACCGGTCAGGAGGAGTCCCGCAAGGACGGCATCGCCACCATCGGCGCCATCCGCGAACTGAAGAAGCGGCACCCCGACGTCCAGACCACGCTGGGCCTCTCCAACATCTCCTTCGGCCTCAACCCGGCCGCCCGCGTCGTGCTGAACTCCGTATTCCTCGACGAGTGCGTCAAGGCCGGACTCGACTCCGCCATCGTGCACGCCTCCAAGATCCTGCCGATCGCGCGCCTGGAGGAGGAGCAGGTCAAGGTCGCCCTCGACCTGATCTACGACCGCCGCGCCGAGGGCTACGACCCCCTGCAGCGGCTCATGGAGCTGTTCGAGGGCGTCAACATGAAATCGATGAAGGCCGGCAAGGCGGAGGAACTTCTCGCCCTGCCGCTCGACGAGCGACTCCAGCGCCGCATCATCGACGGGGAGAAGAACGGTCTGGAGGCCGACCTCGACGAGGCCCTGCAGACCCGCCCGGCCCTCGACATCGTCAACGACACCCTGCTCGAAGGCATGAAGGTGGTCGGCGAACTGTTCGGCTCCGGACAGATGCAGCTGCCGTTCGTGCTCCAGTCCGCCGAGGTCATGAAGACCGCGGTCGCCTATCTGGAGCCGCACATGGAGAAGTCCGACGCGGAGGGCAAGGGCACCATCGTGCTGGCCACCGTCCGCGGCGACGTCCACGACATCGGCAAGAACCTCGTCGACATCATCCTCTCCAACAACGGCTACAACGTCGTCAACATCGGCATCAAGCAACCGGTCTCCGCGATCCTGGAAGCCGCCGAGGAGCACCGCGCCGACGTCATCGGCATGTCCGGTCTCCTGGTGAAGTCCACCGTGATCATGAAGGAGAACCTGGAGGAGCTGAACCAGCGCAAGCTGGCCGCACGCTTCCCGGTGATCCTCGGTGGCGCGGCCCTCACCCGGGCCTACGTGGAGCAGGACCTGCACGAGATCTACGAGGGCGAGGTCCGCTACGCCCGCGACGCGTTCGAGGGACTGCGGCTGATGGACGCCCTCATCGCCGTCAAGCGCGGCGTCCCCGGGGCGGTCCTTCCCGAGCTCAAGCAGCGCCGGGTGCCCAAGCGCGACACCGCCGTCCTGGAGGTCACCGAGCCGGAGACCGGCGTCCGCTCCGACGTCGCCACCGACAACCCGGTACCCACCCCGCCGTTCTGGGGCACCCGCGTCGTCAAGGGCATCCAGCTCAAGGAGTACGCCTCCTGGCTCGACGAGGGCGCGCTCTTCAAGGGCCAGTGGGGCCTCAAGCAGGCGCGTGCCGGAGACGGCCCGACGTACGAGGAGCTCGTGGAGACCGAGGGCCGCCCGCACCTGCGCGGCTGGCTCGACAAGCTCCAGACCGAGAACCTGCTGGAAGCCGCCGTCGTGTACGGCTACTTCCCCTGCGTCTCCAAGGGCGACGACCTGATCCTGCTGAACGAGGACGGCTCCGAGCGCACCCGCTTCACCTTCCCCCGCCAGCGCCGGGGCCGCCGCCTCTGCCTCGCCGACTTCTTCCGCCCGGAGGAGTCCGGCGAGAAGGACGTCGTCGGCCTCCAGGTCGTCACCGTGGGCTCCAGGATCGGCACCGAGACCGCCAAGCTCTTCGAGGCCAACGCCTACCGCGACTACCTGGAGCTGCACGGCCTCTCCGTCCAGCTCGCCGAGGCCCTCGCCGAGTACTGGCACGCCCGGGTCCGCTCCGAGCTCGGCTACTCCGGCGAGGACCCGGACCACGTCGAGGACATGTTCGCGCTGAAGTACCGCGGCGCGCGCTTCTCCCTCGGCTACGGCGCCTGCCCCGACCTGGAGGACCGCGCGAAGATCGCCGAGCTGCTCCAGCCCGAGCGCATCGGCGTCCACCTCTCCGAGGAGTTCCAGCTCCACCCGGAGCAGTCCACGGACGCGATCGTCATCCACCACCCCGAGGCGAAGTACTTCAACGCGCGCTGA
- a CDS encoding HAD family hydrolase, which yields MTSTVPASLTRTADGATLQAVLLDMDGTLVDSEGFWWDTEVEVFADLGHRLDESWREVVVGGPMTRSAGYLIDVTGADIAIEELTVLLNDRFEKRIGRGVPLMPGAARLLAELSAHAVPAALVSASHRRIIDRVLDSIGHHHFALTIAGDEVARTKPHPDPYLAAAAGFGADPARCAVIEDTATGVASAEAAGCRVVAVPSVAPIAPAPGRVVVGSLEDVDLAFLRKLVLDRPVED from the coding sequence ATGACGAGTACGGTCCCCGCGTCCCTGACCCGCACGGCCGACGGCGCCACCCTGCAGGCCGTCCTTCTCGACATGGACGGCACCCTGGTGGACTCCGAGGGCTTCTGGTGGGACACCGAGGTCGAGGTTTTCGCCGACCTCGGCCACCGGCTGGACGAGTCCTGGCGCGAAGTGGTCGTCGGCGGACCGATGACCCGCAGCGCCGGCTACCTCATCGACGTGACCGGCGCGGACATTGCCATCGAGGAACTCACGGTCCTGCTGAACGACCGCTTCGAGAAGCGCATCGGGCGGGGCGTGCCCCTCATGCCCGGTGCCGCCCGGCTGCTCGCCGAACTCTCCGCCCACGCGGTGCCGGCCGCCCTCGTCTCCGCCTCGCACCGCCGGATCATCGACCGGGTACTGGACTCGATCGGGCACCACCACTTCGCGCTGACCATCGCGGGGGACGAGGTCGCCCGCACCAAGCCGCACCCCGACCCCTACCTCGCCGCCGCCGCCGGATTCGGCGCCGATCCCGCCCGTTGCGCCGTCATCGAGGACACGGCCACCGGTGTCGCCTCGGCGGAAGCCGCCGGATGCCGGGTCGTGGCCGTCCCCTCCGTGGCGCCCATCGCACCGGCGCCCGGACGCGTGGTCGTCGGCTCGCTCGAAGACGTCGACCTGGCCTTCCTGCGCAAGCTGGTCCTGGACCGGCCGGTGGAGGACTGA
- a CDS encoding response regulator: MAIRVLLVDDQPLLRTGFRMILEAEGDLAVVGEAGDGLQAIDQVRALQPDVVLMDIRMPRMDGVEATRQITGPDRDGPAKVLVLTTFDLDEYVVEALRAGASGFLLKDAPANELLQAIRVVAAGEAMLAPSVTRRLLDKYADHLPSGEEPVPDALHRLTDREVEVLKLVARGLSNAEIAADLFVSETTVKTHVGHVLTKLQLRDRVQAAVYAYESGLVRPGAQ; encoded by the coding sequence GTGGCAATCCGCGTCCTGCTGGTCGACGACCAGCCACTGCTGCGCACCGGCTTCCGGATGATTCTGGAGGCCGAGGGCGATCTCGCGGTGGTCGGCGAGGCCGGTGACGGGCTCCAGGCCATCGACCAGGTCCGGGCGCTCCAGCCGGACGTGGTGCTGATGGACATCCGGATGCCGCGGATGGACGGGGTGGAGGCGACCCGCCAGATCACCGGCCCGGACCGGGACGGTCCGGCGAAGGTGCTGGTGCTGACGACCTTCGACCTCGACGAGTACGTCGTGGAGGCGCTGCGCGCGGGGGCCAGCGGCTTCCTGCTCAAGGACGCCCCGGCCAATGAGCTGTTGCAGGCGATCCGGGTGGTGGCCGCGGGCGAGGCGATGCTCGCGCCGAGCGTCACCCGGCGGCTGCTCGACAAGTACGCCGACCACCTCCCGTCCGGCGAGGAGCCCGTCCCGGACGCGCTGCACCGGCTGACCGACCGCGAGGTGGAGGTGCTGAAACTGGTGGCGCGCGGTCTGTCGAACGCGGAGATCGCGGCGGACCTCTTCGTCAGCGAGACGACGGTGAAGACGCATGTCGGCCATGTGCTGACCAAGCTCCAGCTGCGCGACCGGGTACAGGCGGCGGTGTACGCGTACGAGAGCGGGCTGGTCCGGCCGGGCGCGCAGTAG
- a CDS encoding RecB family exonuclease has product MTSAPRPPAPPSSLSPSRANDFMQCPLLYRFRVIDKLPQKPSEAATRGTLVHAVLERLFDAPAAERTAPRARALVPGQWDRLLKSKPELTELFAEDTGGERLAGWLSEAERLVERWFSLEDPTRLEPVEREMFVETELESGLRLRGVIDRVDIAPTGEVRIVDYKTGKAPRPEYAESALFQMKFYALVVWRLKGVVPRRLQLVYLGSGDVMTYDPVVADLERVERKLHALWEAIRLATETGEWRPRPTKLCGWCDHRELCPEFGGTPPVYPLPVVLAESREDEAGRMGPVGADAGRPASPDGS; this is encoded by the coding sequence ATGACCTCCGCACCCCGGCCCCCCGCGCCGCCGTCCTCCTTGTCGCCGTCGCGGGCCAACGACTTCATGCAGTGCCCTTTGCTCTACCGCTTCCGGGTCATCGACAAACTGCCCCAGAAGCCGAGCGAGGCGGCCACCCGGGGAACCCTGGTGCACGCGGTGCTGGAACGGCTCTTCGACGCGCCCGCGGCGGAGCGTACGGCACCGAGGGCGCGGGCCCTGGTGCCCGGGCAGTGGGACCGGCTGCTGAAGTCGAAGCCGGAGCTGACGGAGCTCTTCGCCGAGGACACCGGGGGCGAGCGGCTCGCCGGATGGCTGAGCGAGGCGGAGCGGCTGGTGGAGCGGTGGTTCTCGCTGGAGGACCCGACGCGCCTTGAGCCGGTCGAGCGCGAGATGTTCGTCGAGACGGAGCTGGAGTCGGGGCTGCGGCTGCGCGGGGTGATCGACCGCGTCGACATCGCGCCGACGGGCGAGGTCCGGATCGTCGACTACAAGACGGGGAAGGCCCCGCGCCCGGAGTACGCGGAGAGCGCGCTCTTCCAGATGAAGTTCTACGCGCTGGTGGTCTGGCGGCTCAAGGGCGTGGTGCCGCGCCGGCTCCAGCTGGTCTATCTCGGCAGCGGCGACGTCATGACGTACGACCCGGTGGTCGCGGACCTGGAGCGGGTGGAGCGGAAGCTGCACGCTCTCTGGGAAGCGATCCGGCTGGCGACGGAGACCGGCGAGTGGCGGCCGAGGCCGACCAAGCTCTGCGGCTGGTGCGACCACCGCGAGCTCTGTCCCGAATTCGGCGGGACTCCCCCGGTCTATCCGCTCCCCGTGGTGCTGGCGGAATCCCGTGAGGATGAGGCGGGCAGAATGGGGCCGGTGGGGGCCGACGCCGGTCGGCCCGCGTCCCCAGACGGTTCCTGA
- a CDS encoding site-2 protease family protein: MDESDESGDGGRPRSGAGGKDPGPGKERPRRPAGPGGGLLMGRPFGVPVYVAPSWFVVAALITWVFGGQLDRVLPELGAARYLVALFFAVVFYASVLVHELAHTVAALRYKLPVRRIQLQFFGGVSEIEKETETPGREFVLAFVGPLLSLVLAGVFYLSMQFVEPGTVPGVLLAGLMISNLIVAVFNLLPGLPLDGGRMLRAVVWKITGKPMSGTVVAAWVGRGLAVAVLIGLPLLTRTGDTAVRTGGMETVTDALLAAILAGIIWTGAGNSLRMARLREHLPELQARTLTRRAVPVESATPLSEALRRANEAGARALVVVDPEGTPKGVVRESAIGGVPEHRRPWVAVGGLAQDLNEGMRVPAELAGEELLDRLRATPATEYLVVEETGAVYGVLSTTDVERAFLAAMKRPGS; the protein is encoded by the coding sequence GTGGACGAGAGCGACGAGAGCGGCGACGGCGGGCGCCCGCGGTCCGGTGCGGGGGGCAAGGACCCCGGACCCGGCAAGGAGCGTCCGCGCCGCCCCGCCGGACCCGGCGGCGGCCTGCTGATGGGCCGCCCGTTCGGCGTGCCCGTGTACGTGGCCCCCAGCTGGTTCGTCGTCGCGGCGCTCATCACCTGGGTCTTCGGGGGACAGCTCGACCGCGTCCTGCCCGAGCTGGGCGCCGCCCGCTACCTCGTCGCCCTCTTCTTCGCCGTCGTCTTCTACGCCTCCGTCCTGGTGCACGAGCTCGCGCACACGGTCGCGGCCCTCCGGTACAAGCTTCCCGTGCGCCGCATCCAGCTCCAGTTCTTCGGCGGAGTCTCGGAGATCGAGAAGGAGACCGAGACCCCGGGGCGCGAGTTCGTGCTCGCCTTCGTGGGGCCGCTCCTCTCCCTCGTCCTGGCCGGAGTGTTCTATCTCTCCATGCAGTTCGTGGAGCCCGGCACCGTCCCCGGTGTCCTGCTCGCCGGACTGATGATCTCCAACCTCATCGTCGCCGTCTTCAACCTGCTGCCCGGCCTGCCGCTCGACGGGGGGCGCATGCTGCGCGCCGTCGTCTGGAAGATCACCGGCAAGCCCATGAGCGGAACCGTCGTCGCCGCCTGGGTCGGCCGCGGCCTCGCCGTCGCCGTGCTCATCGGACTGCCGCTGCTGACACGCACCGGTGACACCGCCGTCCGGACCGGCGGCATGGAGACGGTCACGGACGCCCTGCTCGCCGCCATCCTCGCGGGCATCATCTGGACCGGTGCCGGTAACAGCCTGCGCATGGCACGCCTGCGCGAACACCTCCCCGAACTCCAGGCCCGCACCCTCACCCGCCGCGCGGTGCCCGTGGAATCCGCGACCCCGCTCTCCGAAGCGCTGCGCAGGGCCAACGAGGCGGGGGCCCGTGCCCTCGTCGTCGTCGACCCCGAGGGCACGCCGAAGGGCGTCGTCCGGGAGTCCGCCATCGGCGGCGTCCCCGAACACCGCCGGCCCTGGGTCGCCGTCGGCGGCCTCGCACAGGACCTCAACGAGGGCATGCGGGTACCCGCCGAACTCGCGGGCGAGGAACTGCTCGACCGGCTGCGCGCCACCCCGGCGACCGAGTACCTCGTCGTGGAGGAGACCGGCGCGGTCTACGGCGTCCTCTCCACGACCGACGTCGAGCGCGCCTTCCTCGCCGCCATGAAGCGCCCCGGGTCCTGA